tgtggaccgtcctgggtatctttagtgAATCTAAGAACCGATGCTCTGTGACGACccttggggcgaccaggtatttatgctttaatggaagttcagcatttccgatgtacccagccatttcttccagagtcggggtgagttcaaaatcggagaaatggaaaacattgtgcgccgggtcccagtaggtgaccaaagctcttatgatatcccctcgaggcaggatttccagtaaacccgtgagacctttcagatatttcttgacctcgtcttgtccttcaacacctagatcattccaccatagtcgcaacttgacagggattttagtcattatcgaaaagtgttcattttgcattgtgctcatcctgcacatttatttagggtgattattaaaaaaaacctttattagactcaaaaattaaaaattatctagATCCCCcttttttaagagatttttttttttttttgcaaaatgggaggttggacccgatgagagttgtctacgtatctcacaccgtgtgagaatcaaaccggcgtagttcggtacatcgtgaatagagaaaatcaattaaacccagaaagcaagaatatgttttttattttattttcttttgaaaagagataaagactaaagaatttttttttaaggaaatatttggactattagtctgaatttataaaagaggtactacgaaagaaacaacattattttttgaattatgaattttccatttttttttctttttacttttaaataaatacctttttttttattttgaaagtgattaaaaagaaaatttttatatgtttttttttaataaatcaaactagaagacaaatttcgtttttattctttttttttagaaaaattccggcgaggttttgacactacttggacattggttttatttttccaaaaataagtaattatctccctacgctgctattttttcctttttagaaaccggtcagcatgcggaactgaagcaaataaatgcgcaaaacaaataggatgtagcaggatggtcttttcatttcaggttgcctgttctagacggacccaacccctgtgttgagccccctaagtcaaatgcaacatgatgcaaataagcgttcctactaggggtccggcatgaagtttcgttatactaggtttataacctgggtatttgttctagactgtgtacccgagcggacaactcgagtcgaggagggggctacgtaccggggacccgcgagatcgtccggctttgtaacttgtccgacctctttcttatttcaggtatcgacactaacagaatagggagtctcgaccagcgagcttctccccggaggtaagaagagaagggtttcggcacagtttatatacagttcagataatatcaaagcggtaaaagacaacatttagcacgttatgcaaaaacatgtaataaagatcagataataaagccaaatataacaattattctaagctcgaattcttgaaccctgaaccaatggttctgggttctatccccagcagagtcgccagagctgtcacacctcctttttgcgcgcccgccccgaagggttaaatgcgcgagggagtttttccaatttaagtgacaatattcgaaatgggattatttatttaattcagagtcgccacttgggaaaggtttggcttttggtgtcccaagtcaccggtttatcttgaatcccaaatcgaggaaatttttgacttttccaaatgaagtctgcgaaccagaaattctaagtaaggaattctgttgacccgagggaaggtgttaggcaccctcgaatcccgtggttctagcacggtcgcttaaattgttataatggctaaatatctgatttaaatacatgttatgacttacgtgcttttattaagtttaaaccgcttttattattgtcatttatttttatagaattgcaacgtcgtgaaaatgcatctcgaaccacgtcacagtcaatgcacccgtagttgttaacacatttcggcTCCGTTGAGAttgagatttgggtcacataaatgtgtacccgaatttaagaatgtaatttaattaaaccgcgcctaaagagtctaacgcgttattgtctttggAGAAGGCGGGGAAATTCACTggacagtccatcccaaattctaaatatttattatgattaattattgagggccccgcaatgtgtatctttatttgcacgaggctcatctcattattttttaaaaagggatatcctaaagtggctacatttctaatgtgtttgtctataaaaaagtagaagaaaaagatacatgctaattcaattatatacTTTGGCCAAATCCGGATTCTTATTAGATGGTGCTACTAATAATATTCGGAAACTCATCCTAAAAGGAAACTGCCTACCGAAATCGACACTCCCAGATTTAAAACAGTGTTGTCTTCGacaataaaaaaaaacaattcgCCCTAACATGCTCAATACGACTAAAGGAAAGTTCGAATTAATGATTACATTAAATGGTTACACATTACACGAATTATGTATTCACCTCCTGTATACCACTAAACGAATCACCTATCGAAGTTTTAGATCAATACAAGCGTCGATTAAGCACAAACTTACTGATACATTCTCTATTGAACTACAGACTAAAACTTAACAACATTTAAAGGGCTGTAAGTAAAACAAACAGATGATGATAACGTCTCCATGGTCTTTCAATTCATGCTTTCCATTGTTACAATCAGTTATACCAATGTggggattcgaaatgtgtacctggaagatgcttacaatgaagaaaacAGGAGAGTCAGTTGAGCAGCAGTGTAAACGAACAAACAGCAATAACAGATGACAGCAGAACAAGTTCCAGTGTAAAATGCAGTTATGGCCGAGGAAAAGTAACCAGAATAACAGCAGCAAACAGTGTAGTAGAAACCGAGctccagacagaccaaatccaggaaATAAACCAATGCAAACCACAACCATTAAACTCAAAtaggaacttcaaagaatcagaattggtTGAACAGATTGAAAACAAATGAAgtccaaacaacaataggaagaaacagtttctgattgttcTGTATGTTTTATTTCTTGCTCCCTCTTTTCTGTATCTATGCTCTCTAAAAAATCAGACTATATATGCCTATTCTGTGGTCTCTCTCTATATCTCCCTTCTCTTCAAAATTTTCCAATGTGTATCCCTTACTTCTCTTATCTCTCTATGTATCTATGCTTTCTAAGATCCCTCAAAATCCAGTCTGATCCCTCTCTACTAATGAAAGCCTCCTTTTATCCTAATCTCAGACCACTTTCAATAGCCTGTAAAGCCATCAGAAACCCCCCTCCATGTGGTCTGtcctcttttcagtttccactcaactatttaagtataaaccctcccatgatattccctgacaaacCCTTTTAATtaccttattaaactaaaagcagacatgggcagcaggaatataacctgacagcacatgctgtcaagttattcttcatctcaaaagggcctttatgcacatgttgtgcacaaatgcacgtGCCACCAATTCAGATTGCATCTAACAATCCAATCTTTTTatttttcagattcaaatacaacaactataagtagccatacttgattcttactttgattcaaacaaagttccaGCAGGCAATAGATCAATTGTTACCATTCGAAcaactgaaattaattgacgacatatgtcgactcggctatactaatcataacatgtacaatcgaaaGCCATGATCAGAACATCTAACAGTATtaaacacatgattcgaattgtactgactaaacaaacaattgtactggggaatcgattaatcagtcaaatttaaagttcaattgattgcacaacacatacacatatacacattatcagtgaatagagGAAAGACTtgatcaaacacagaggttcaggcaaggcggacaggacacagtcgaccaacaattcagaaataaaatcaactaacattttggggcaataaacaaacattcaattacaacaagactcatgaactgatagaaaagaacacaaaaatacctgaaatcttgaaaatcagcaaaccctagctcggattcaaattgatctttcttagggtggaacggactttaatcgaagtgttctcaaatgagaaacacttcgattaaggtccattagaccctaatcacttggctcaaacagaCACAGATCAGTCACGAGGAACCCTAGGGCTCCTAAAAGCAGATCTGGGatttatgtttccctggttagattcggaccaaaccaagcatggtttggtcacgaggggggtccggggactgtctggtgtgaaactggggtcaatcggtgtacgTCAGGttccgactcaaatcttcaaatgaagattcgagaaggtgggaggggattcgagctaagtggctggtggatttgggttcaggatggtgaggtgcatctatggtgttaaggtgagggccaccggcgttcatgccgccgggtttttggtgaagggAAATGGGGGaggctagggttccggggtttgtGGTGAGGACGATGAAAGGTAGGGGGGTCTGGCTAGGGGGCATGGGGTAAAGGAATGGGATTATATAGTAAGTGAGTGGTCGATTCCTGGCCGTCGGATGGAGTGagatgaagggtcaggatcttTTGGCTGGtaaggaacggtgtcgtttcaacctaaagggggttgggtcggtccgggtggaatgggtcgggtttgttTGTGGGTATGGGGAAtgcgatcttggccgttgatcattctgagatcaatggcccagatcagaccagatcaaaacgacgtcgtttggacgctcttgaggtcagctggtctggaccggggcaagcaCATGCTTTGGGCTCGTTTTGGGCCTCGGATTTTGAATGGGAACAAGCCCAAACCTGATTTCaggccaattttgcactcttttttcttttatttttttcattttttttaaaacaaaacctaattaaacaaaattaaactccattaattaaacacttaatacaattattcacgcatattaaaatgttaaaagtaggtaaaattaaacaaggcaacaattaggacaaaatgcatattttataATTTTCCATTTAATaatcggattacggttcaaactacgcatgacacacattttttgtattttgttttaataataaataaaattgggcaaaatcataaataattaacaacatgccacgtaaaaatccaaaaattgtacagcaagaccaattgctattattttggtttcttttggagtgattgtcgcgtaaaacaaaaatcacgtgctcacaataagtatactatatatataacataaattaataattactaaaaatATTGGTAggtatttttaataaaaaaaaaataaaaggctTACCTCTTTATACTATATGATGTGTATCCTTTGATTTTGTATAGAGTGTATTATATTTCTGCacactatattaaataataaaataacaattaagatttataaaaataatatgatATATTAGATCACAATTTTATAAGATTAATATTTTGTCAAAATGTCGGGTTCTAACGTTAGTGTAGAGTAATGATTTAAGTAGTATAACTCATAATGACGTGCGCCAAGATTACTTTACGAAATTCTTTTAGTATATATTATGGTTTGAAAAATATAATAATTGGCATTGCTTTGGAAAACTGTTTACATTGATATTTCAATGGGGTTAATTGTGCTTTCATTTGTTGAGTCaaaaaataattattggataaCTTTAATGTTCTGAAAGAAACAAAAATGGCTTTAATGGAATATCCCTATAAGTTGTCACTATTTAAGGAATTGATtctaatattttctttcttttctgtaTGCTGGAAAAGATTGACATCTGGTATGTATTTAAAatttgttatgataaatatcacattatggtggatgtctactctttttccatgatcttcatctcaaatgtttaatgacatattcaatgacattttgtatgttcaatgacatattccatgacatattttcttcactttttatgcctatataaaattttcttgttccatattgttactttgagttatattttataacatgttatcagcacgaggctctaccatctcaagaagatctttgagaaaattaaggtataatttttctcaaatttgtatttttttaattatgtcTGATATTATaaaaagaaagttcgttgcccttgaaacttcgggcaagaactatatgacatgggtaTTGAATGttgaaatccatttagatgcaatgggtcttggagacgccattaaagaTAAAGATAAAGCATCTACCCAAGACTGTGCTAAGACATTGATTTTCTTGCGTCGtcaccttgatgaagggttgaaaattgaatatctcacagtgaaagatccacttgttttgtggaatggtttaaaggaaagatatgacaacttaaagttggtcactcttccacaagcaTGATGTGATTGGGCTCATCTtaggctccaagactttaagtctgtttctgaatataattctgctatgtttagaattgcttctaaattgaaactctgtggagataATATCAGTGACaatgatatgcttgaaaaaacgttTACAATGTGtcatgcctccaatatggtcTTGCAACAGCAGTACCGAGAGAGAGGCTTCACAAAGTACTCTCAGTTGATTTCTCTTCTACTTGTGGCTGAACGAAATAATGAATTGCTTATGAGAAATCACGAAAATCGACCCACTGGGTCTACACCATTGCCTAAAGAGGATGAGGTGTATTCCCATTATGCTAATCGTGGAAAAGGTCGTGGTCATAttcgtggtcgtggtcgtggtcgtggccATATCCAAGGAAGAAAATTTCCTGGTGTTAATCATCCTCCACCGAAAAATAACTTCCAAAAATGGAAAGGGAAAGATGAGAAGCGAAACGCAGAGAGTTCAGAAACTAAATGTTATCGTTGCGGTGGAAAAGGGTATTGGGCAAAAAAATTATCGCATACCAAAAtatttggttgagctttatcaagcatctTTGAAGAATAAAGGCCCTGAAGCCAATCTTGTCTATGACAATGAATTTGACATCACCCACTTGGATGTGGCAGATTTTTTTGAGCACCCTGataaaaaaataaaccacttgATCGGTGATGGATCTGTGGTTAGGGATGATTGAGCAATTTAATTTTTATGCTTTCCTACTCGTAGTATGTAATGAATAAACATCTCGTAATTTTTATTGCACTTTATAATTCTCCTTATGTAGTTCTTAAGAatatttttatttctaaaattttATAAATTTCACAAACAAGGAGTAATATCATATTAATTAGTATTCTAGTCTCAGtgatcttttaacaattttaactTTCCTTTACGTTACTTTAATTCTCTTTAAGAAAAGGTTTACAAGCACCCTGGAACAACTTTTGTTACTTCACCCTCAATTTATTTTTTATGAGTATG
This sequence is a window from Nicotiana sylvestris chromosome 3, ASM39365v2, whole genome shotgun sequence. Protein-coding genes within it:
- the LOC138887042 gene encoding uncharacterized protein; protein product: MSDIIKRKFVALETSGKNYMTWVLNVEIHLDAMGLGDAIKDKDKASTQDCAKTLIFLRRHLDEGLKIEYLTVKDPLVLWNGLKERYDNLKIASKLKLCGDNISDNDMLEKTFTMCHASNMVLQQQYRERGFTKYSQLISLLLVAERNNELLMRNHENRPTGSTPLPKEDEVYSHYANRGKGRGHIRGRGRGRGHIQGRKFPGVNHPPPKNNFQKWKGKDEKRNAESSETKCYRCGGKGYWAKKLSHTKIFG